Proteins from one Rhinopithecus roxellana isolate Shanxi Qingling chromosome 20, ASM756505v1, whole genome shotgun sequence genomic window:
- the GFOD2 gene encoding glucose-fructose oxidoreductase domain-containing protein 2, whose protein sequence is MKMLPGVGVFGTGSSARVLVPLLRAEGFTVEALWGKTEEEAKQLAEEMNIAFYTSRTDDILLHQDVDLVCISIPPPLTRQISVKALGIGKNVVCEKAATSVDAFRMVTASRYYPQLMSLVGNVLRFLPAFVRMKQLISEHYVGAVMICDARIYSGSLLSPSYGWICDELMGGGGLHTMGTYIVDLLTHLTGRRAEKVHGLLKTFVRQNAAIRGIRHVTSDDFCFFQMLMGGGVCSTVTLNFNMPGAFVHEVMVVGSAGRLVARGADLYGQKNSATQEELLLRDSLAVGAGLPEQGPQDVPLLYLKGMVYMVQALRQSFQGQGDRRTWDRTPVSMAASFEDGLYMQSVVDAIKRSSRSGEWEAVEVLTEEPDTNQNLCEALQRNNL, encoded by the exons ATGAAGATGCTGCCAGGAGTGGGCGTGTTTGGGACTGGCAGCTCCGCTCGAGTTCTGGTCCCGCTGCTGAGGGCAGAAGGGTTCACTGTTGAGGCCCTGTGGGGGAAGACTGAGGAGGAGGCGAAGCAGCTTGCTGAGGAGATGAACATCGCCTTCTATACCAGCCGGACTGATGACATCTTGCTGCATCAAGACGTGGATCTGGTGTGCATCAGCATCCCCCCTCCACTCACCCGGCAGATATCCGTGAAGGCTCTAG GTATTGGGAAGAATGTGGTTTGCGAGAAGGCAGCAACATCGGTGGATGCCTTCCGGATGGTGACGGCCTCGCGCTACTACCCACAGCTCATGAGCCTGGTAGGGAACGTGCTGCGCTTCCTGCCTGCCTTCGTGCGCATGAAGCAGCTGATCTCGGAGCACTACGTAGGAGCAGTGATGATCTGCGATGCCCGCATCTACTCAGGCAGCCTGCTGAGCCCCAGCTATGGCTGGATCTGTGATGAGCTCATGGGCGGTGGGGGCCTGCACACCATGGGGACCTACATTGTGGACCTGCTGACCCACCTGACCGGCCGGAGAGCCGAGAAGGTGCACGGGCTGCTCAAGACATTTGTGAGGCAGAACGCTGCCATCCGTGGCATCCGGCATGTCACCAGCGATGACTTCTGTTTCTTCCAAATGCTCATGGGTGGGGGTGTTTGTAGCACAGTGACACTCAACTTCAACATGCCAGGCGCCTTTGTGCATGAAGTCATGGTGGTAGGCTCTGCAGGACGCCTCGTCGCCCGAGGAGCTGACCTCTATGGGCAGAAGAATTCTGCCACGCAAGAGGAGCTGCTGTTGAGGGACTCGCTGGCCGTGGGTGCAGGGCTGCCTGAACAGGGGCCCCAGGACGTCCCGCTGCTGTACCTGAAGGGCATGGTCTACATGGTGCAGGCCTTGCGCCAGTCCTTCCAGGGGCAGGGCGACCGCCGAACCTGGGACCGCACCCCTGTCTCCATGGCTGCCTCCTTCGAGGATGGGCTGTACATGCAGAGCGTGGTGGATGCCATCAAGAGGTCGAGCCGATCAGGGGAGTGGGAGGCTGTGGAGGTGCTGACGGAGGAGCCCGACACCAACCAGAACTTGTGTGAGGCACTTCAGCGGAACAACCTATGA